AAAAGCAGTGAAGGGTATCCTCCAAGCCCCTCTTCAAAAGAACCCAACACAGCCATTGATCCCGTACAGTATATGAGGCTTGCCGCAATAAAACCTGCTGAGAAACCTTTTGCGTTATCTCCGATCCTGCTTTCCAGAGAGGCACAACCCTTTTCAAGTCTCCCTTCAAGGTCAAGCAGCTCCCCAATGACAGAGCCGACAGCTATACTGGCTATAACTATCAGCGGCTGTTCTGTTTTAATTGACATTGAGAGACCCAGGGATACTACAAATATTGCCATTCCCTGTACAGGAAGCTCCAATATTTTCCCGGGCAGTTTCTTTCTCACTGCAAGTCCTATTAAAGCGCCGCAAATTATAAATGCCGCGTTGGCGATACTACCAAACAGAGGTATTGCAGTCATGAATTCCAAAAAAAATTCTCCTTTTCTACAAAATGATCCATGATTTTACAACCAAAGGTTTTATGTGTACATAGAAAGGAGGCCGGCTGCTTCAGCCGGCCTCCCTGATATCTGAGTGCTTTAGCCTAAGATGACGCGTTCATTGTTGATGTAATCTTTAAGCTCTTTGCGGAGATATTCGTGGACGATCTCGTCTGCTTTTTTCTGGAGTTCGTCTTTCTTTTCTTCAAAGAATTTTGCACAGGCAGCTTCGTCAAATTCTTCTTCGATGTCTTCCGCAACTTCCTCGACAAGGCATTCAAGGCAATCTGCATCGAATTCAGGCAGCACCGCCCAACGGGCCGAGTCTTCTTCCATAGCTTCGCGACTGTTCATGACTGATCCAGTTACCTGGTAATTGCCGGTATTTACTTCAGCCATTTCCTGGGCATAATTCGCTGCGTCAGCTTCGTTGTTGAAAACGCTGGCATCAGTTACTTCAAGCCCCTGTATGTGAGTTACTACCCAAACTTTTTCCTGCATAAGAAACGCCTCCCGTTAATAATGTTAATCGAATGGCCAATACTATAATCTTAAATTCTTTGCTTGTATAGTAAAAAACCACCATCTTTATGAATAATATTGCTGTTTGTTGACATTATTATATGCGAAGATTAGAATTTCCGCTAATACTGCTCAAGTCTGAGCGGAAGGAAGTGCCTGTGTGAGGATCATTTTTCAGAACATTTTGGAATATCATGATGATGTATTATACAAGAGGATCCTTCCTGATGATGCAGGCGAGAAAGTTTAGTTGTTTTCACCGGGCCGGATCTGCTTAGGATCCGGCCTTTTACTATATTTGGGGAGGAATGCATATGTCAGAAGAGAAAAAAAACTTTGGGATGATGACAAGGGCCCTTCACAGCGGCTGGAAAAACGACCCGGCTACGGGTGCATCGGGACTGCCGATCTATATCACCTCTGCATATCAATTTAAAAGCACAGACCATGCAGCGAGACTGTTCAGCCTATCTGAGGAGGGGCATATTTATTCCAGGCTTTCCAACCCGACAGTATCTGCCTTTGAAGAGGGGCTTAATTCACTTGAAGGCGGAAGCGGCTGTGTCGCTCTTTCTTCCGGGCAGTCTGCGTTTACACATCTGATAGCAGCTTTATGCTCCAGCGGCGACAACATGGTCGTATCAAAAAAAATATACGGAGGGACCCTCACGCTGCTCCAGAACGTCTTTTCCAGGTTCGGCATAAACACCATACTTGTTGACAGTGACCACCCTTGTCAGGTGGAGCAGGCGGTAAATGATGAGACTCGCGGGATCATAACTGAAACCATAGGCAACCCGATCATGAACGTTGCACCACTCGAAGCGCTTGCCAGGATAGCAAAACGGCAAGGGGTACCTTTGATAATTGATAATACCTTTGCCTCTCCTGTTCTTTGCAGACCAATAGAGTGGGGTGCAAATGCGGTCATACACTCTACGACGAAATATATCTCAGGCAACGGGAATGTGATAGGCGGGGCGATCGTTGACGGGGGCAATTTCGACTGGTCCGCCTATCCGGATAAATTCCCCGGGATAGCCAAGCCCGACCCTGCTTACCATAATATCGTCTTTGCTGAAAAATTCGGAAGCTCAGCCCTTTACGCGAAGCTCCACATGGCAATGGTCCGCGATCTTGGAGGATGCCAGTCTCCTTTTGATGCTTATCTGCTCCACCTATCACTCGGAACACTGCCCCTCAGGATGGAGAGGCACAGCAGGAATGCTCTGGAGACAGCTCAGTTCCTGGAAAGACACCCCTCAGTTGAATGGGTAAGATATCCTGGACTTTCAAGCCATCCGCAGAATGACATGGCAAAGGTATATCTTAAAGATGGCTGCGGGGGGATGATCGCATTCTCTGTTAAAGGCGGGATCGAAGCAGGAAAGAAATTCATCGAAGCCCTTGATCTCATTGGACATATGGCTAACCTGGGAGACTCGAGGACGATAGTCATCCATCCTGCAAGCACGACTCACAGCCAGCTCACACCTCAACAGAGGGAAGCTGCGGGGATCGGGGAAGGGCTGATCAGGCTGAGCGTAGGACTGGAAGACCTTGATGACATAATTGAAGATCTTTCATCTGCGCTTTCATCTGCATCCGTTAAATAAATTTATTGTTTTGATAAGCAAAAAACTGAAGATAAGCAGGATAAGATCATTCCGCATATCTTCAGTTTTTTTCGAAAAAATTCAAAGAAATTATTACTTATGCAGTCTTAGATAAGCGGGATGTATGAGCAGACATACTGGACCGGGACATAGCAGCGGAATCCGAACTTGCTGTTGCCCGGCAGGTTGAAGCTCTCTCCTGCTTTGATCTCAATGTATTCCGTAGTCCCGGGGAGGCGTACCTGACATACTCCATCGATGATATCCATGATCTCTGCATCGCCTGTCCCAAATTCGTAATCGCCGGGCAGGAAAAGTCCGAGAGTCTTGCGGTCTCCGTCTGCTGTGTAGATGGTGTGGCTGACGACTTTCCCGTCAAAGTATACGTTCGCCTTGGCAATAGCTGTAACATTTTCGAGCTTTTCTATCATCTGGTTACGACCTCCTGATAAAATTGAATGTCTGATTATGATAGTGTTATTTTGCACATACGTCTAGTACAATGGAATAGT
This sequence is a window from Synergistetes bacterium HGW-Synergistetes-1. Protein-coding genes within it:
- a CDS encoding DUF554 domain-containing protein, encoding MEFMTAIPLFGSIANAAFIICGALIGLAVRKKLPGKILELPVQGMAIFVVSLGLSMSIKTEQPLIVIASIAVGSVIGELLDLEGRLEKGCASLESRIGDNAKGFSAGFIAASLIYCTGSMAVLGSFEEGLGGYPSLLLAKGLIDGLTSIAIAASLGFGVIFASVPVFLYQGTLTLAAGWIQPFMSQPAIIEMSATGGLMLVGIGINLLGFMKIRVMNMLPGLVIAVVLVQLFI
- a CDS encoding O-acetyl-L-homoserine sulfhydrolase; the encoded protein is MSEEKKNFGMMTRALHSGWKNDPATGASGLPIYITSAYQFKSTDHAARLFSLSEEGHIYSRLSNPTVSAFEEGLNSLEGGSGCVALSSGQSAFTHLIAALCSSGDNMVVSKKIYGGTLTLLQNVFSRFGINTILVDSDHPCQVEQAVNDETRGIITETIGNPIMNVAPLEALARIAKRQGVPLIIDNTFASPVLCRPIEWGANAVIHSTTKYISGNGNVIGGAIVDGGNFDWSAYPDKFPGIAKPDPAYHNIVFAEKFGSSALYAKLHMAMVRDLGGCQSPFDAYLLHLSLGTLPLRMERHSRNALETAQFLERHPSVEWVRYPGLSSHPQNDMAKVYLKDGCGGMIAFSVKGGIEAGKKFIEALDLIGHMANLGDSRTIVIHPASTTHSQLTPQQREAAGIGEGLIRLSVGLEDLDDIIEDLSSALSSASVK